A single window of Syntrophus aciditrophicus SB DNA harbors:
- a CDS encoding two-component system sensor histidine kinase NtrB — MNDIASLQKSFEGFNQATLHIQQAFASLEKKFDSLNLELEEKNRELLRTLSEKEEMKSYLQNILESLTNGVIVTNPEDEIQVFNSASELFSGKPQDEAVGRHIRILFEDMPSNDWMDIFLNKNFRKGRVSRLIYKNRVLEITSSFISSGGKILGTVFVLRDVTRIEKLESMAKRSEKFTALGEMAANIAHEIRNPLGSIELYASLLMKESKNDRDQNRISRIISSVKKMDNKISNLLLFTKNRKLILKRISLHHFLNEILGSCEPLIDQEKIFINTTYADYEPWIEGDAEMLKQVFFNLILNALQSLDPEGGTIDFETICPHSGQDMETDESYIEVKIRDSGIGIPREYLNRIFDPFFTTKEEESGLGLTIVHNIIEMHRGVIHVESVEQEGTVFHVLLPLISEQGTMKTKVGWK; from the coding sequence ATGAATGACATTGCATCGTTACAGAAATCTTTCGAAGGGTTCAATCAGGCGACTTTGCATATTCAGCAGGCTTTTGCGAGTCTGGAGAAGAAATTTGACAGCCTGAATCTTGAACTGGAAGAAAAGAACCGGGAGTTGTTGAGAACGCTTTCCGAGAAGGAGGAAATGAAGAGTTACCTTCAGAATATTCTCGAAAGTTTGACGAACGGAGTCATTGTGACCAATCCGGAGGATGAAATTCAGGTGTTCAATTCCGCCTCGGAATTATTTTCAGGCAAGCCACAGGATGAAGCTGTCGGGAGGCACATCCGGATTTTATTTGAAGATATGCCTTCAAATGACTGGATGGACATTTTTTTGAACAAAAATTTCCGGAAGGGGAGGGTTTCCCGCCTGATTTATAAGAATCGGGTTCTTGAAATTACGTCATCGTTTATTTCGTCGGGAGGTAAAATTCTCGGAACGGTTTTCGTTCTCCGGGACGTCACCCGCATTGAAAAACTGGAAAGCATGGCAAAAAGATCCGAAAAATTTACCGCTTTGGGGGAAATGGCGGCGAATATCGCTCATGAAATTAGAAATCCCCTGGGAAGCATTGAACTGTACGCATCCCTTTTGATGAAGGAATCGAAGAACGATAGAGATCAGAACAGAATTTCCCGGATTATCTCATCCGTCAAGAAAATGGATAATAAAATATCCAACCTTCTTCTCTTCACGAAAAACCGAAAACTGATCTTAAAACGGATTTCATTACACCATTTTTTGAACGAGATCCTCGGGTCATGCGAACCGCTGATTGACCAGGAGAAGATATTCATTAATACAACTTACGCAGATTATGAACCGTGGATCGAGGGTGATGCGGAAATGCTGAAGCAAGTCTTTTTCAACCTGATCCTCAACGCGTTGCAGTCTCTGGATCCTGAGGGAGGGACTATCGATTTTGAGACAATCTGTCCTCACTCAGGGCAGGATATGGAAACGGATGAATCTTATATTGAGGTTAAAATCAGAGATTCGGGAATCGGAATTCCCAGGGAATATTTAAACCGGATCTTTGATCCCTTTTTTACGACTAAGGAAGAGGAATCGGGATTGGGACTGACGATTGTTCACAATATTATCGAAATGCACCGCGGGGTAATCCATGTGGAAAGCGTCGAACAGGAGGGAACTGTTTTTCACGTTCTCCTCCCGTTGATCAGCGAACAAGGCACAATGAAGACGAAGGTAGGATGGAAATGA
- a CDS encoding sigma-54-dependent transcriptional regulator, with translation MKEARILVVDDDTSMRMALCETLESCGYCIETASNGLEALKKFRKGAFEAVITDMRMPGMGGMEVLKTIKKISPESPVILITAYGTVNTAVEAMKEGASDFIMKPFSLEDIEFVVKNVMATYEEKEFRESKPVEKMTFTDREIITEDEKILGILEFLKTVAQSKSSVLIQGESGTGKELFARYLYLHSSRRHMPFVAINCAAIPDNLLESEMFGFEKGAFTGAIQRKVGKFELANGGTLLLDEVTEMTPHLQAKLLRVIQEKEIDRLGGKMPLPVDVRIIATTNADVRKCIEEKTFREDLYYRLNVIPLKIPPLRERKGDVELLGSYFLKKYSNLNEKPLPVFANGTLKRLNAYDWPGNVRELENVIERAVLVCGGNVVLPEHLYLEDQGSVSPAAEEKTSCSLEEVSTDISGIDLSRGMTIWEMEKELIFSTLDKVKGNKTRASEILGISVRTMRNKLQEYQMKASLTSE, from the coding sequence ATGAAAGAAGCGCGCATACTGGTCGTGGATGATGACACGTCAATGAGAATGGCACTCTGCGAAACTCTGGAAAGCTGTGGCTACTGCATTGAAACAGCTTCCAATGGGCTTGAGGCGTTGAAGAAGTTCAGAAAAGGCGCCTTCGAAGCCGTAATCACCGATATGCGGATGCCCGGGATGGGTGGTATGGAGGTCTTGAAAACCATCAAAAAGATCTCGCCGGAAAGTCCCGTGATTCTGATAACCGCTTATGGAACCGTAAACACTGCTGTCGAAGCCATGAAGGAGGGGGCTTCTGACTTCATCATGAAGCCCTTTTCCCTGGAAGACATCGAATTCGTCGTCAAAAACGTTATGGCGACATACGAAGAGAAAGAATTCAGGGAAAGCAAACCTGTCGAAAAGATGACTTTTACGGATAGAGAGATCATAACGGAAGACGAAAAAATTCTGGGCATTCTCGAATTTCTGAAAACGGTGGCACAGAGCAAATCCAGCGTCCTGATTCAGGGCGAAAGTGGAACAGGCAAGGAACTTTTTGCCCGTTATCTCTATCTCCACAGCAGCAGGAGGCATATGCCTTTCGTGGCGATCAACTGCGCCGCGATTCCCGACAATCTTCTCGAGAGTGAAATGTTCGGGTTTGAAAAAGGGGCTTTTACCGGAGCAATTCAGAGGAAAGTAGGGAAATTCGAACTCGCGAACGGCGGAACGCTGCTTCTTGATGAAGTGACAGAAATGACTCCACATTTGCAGGCAAAACTTTTACGGGTAATTCAGGAAAAAGAAATCGATCGGCTGGGTGGAAAAATGCCATTGCCTGTGGATGTGAGAATTATCGCCACGACAAATGCCGATGTTCGGAAATGTATTGAAGAGAAGACTTTTCGCGAAGATCTTTATTATCGGCTCAATGTCATTCCCCTTAAAATTCCACCCCTGCGGGAACGAAAAGGCGATGTTGAGCTTCTGGGTTCTTACTTTTTGAAAAAGTACAGTAATCTTAATGAAAAACCGCTGCCGGTTTTTGCAAATGGAACCCTGAAACGGTTGAATGCCTATGACTGGCCCGGCAATGTAAGAGAACTTGAAAACGTGATTGAAAGGGCGGTCCTTGTCTGCGGCGGGAATGTGGTCTTGCCGGAGCATCTTTATCTGGAAGACCAGGGTTCCGTCAGCCCGGCAGCAGAGGAAAAAACATCCTGTTCCCTTGAAGAAGTTTCCACAGATATTTCCGGGATTGATCTGTCCCGGGGCATGACGATCTGGGAAATGGAAAAGGAACTGATCTTCAGTACTCTGGACAAAGTCAAGGGAAACAAAACCAGAGCATCGGAAATACTGGGGATCAGTGTCAGAACCATGCGCAACAAACTGCAGGAATATCAGATGAAGGCCTCTCTGACATCGGAATAG
- the flgB gene encoding flagellar basal body rod protein FlgB — protein sequence MDFLFSKTIGILSGMLGFRSQRNKIILSNIANMDSPDYKPKDYVFKRDLSRAVADRGQLTLLKTDGKHLPADLNEISDDDFEVVETGKNVNMDTEMTHLAENHLRYNLTVEMLARKFKGLNTVLKETK from the coding sequence ATGGACTTTCTGTTCAGTAAAACAATTGGTATACTATCAGGCATGCTGGGATTCCGGTCTCAAAGAAACAAAATCATTCTGTCCAATATTGCCAACATGGATTCACCTGATTACAAGCCGAAAGATTATGTCTTCAAAAGGGATTTGAGCAGAGCCGTCGCTGACAGGGGGCAGCTCACGCTCTTAAAAACAGACGGAAAACATCTGCCCGCCGACCTGAATGAAATTTCGGATGATGATTTCGAGGTGGTTGAGACTGGCAAAAATGTCAATATGGATACGGAAATGACTCATCTTGCCGAAAATCATCTCAGGTACAACCTGACGGTTGAAATGCTTGCTCGCAAATTCAAGGGATTGAACACCGTATTGAAGGAGACGAAATAA
- the flgC gene encoding flagellar basal body rod protein FlgC — MDFLTSFRICSSGFAAQRAKMDVIASNLANVSTTSTPEGGPYKRKVAIFSSENVKQKFRFGDRLRDAIREVALKEVVEDGETVRKVYDPSHPDADQQGNVAMPNVNVMMEMTDMITASRAYEACVTAFDATKNMALKTLDIGK, encoded by the coding sequence ATGGATTTTCTCACGTCTTTTCGCATATGCAGCTCAGGGTTTGCTGCTCAAAGGGCAAAAATGGATGTTATTGCCAGCAATCTGGCCAATGTCAGTACCACCAGCACTCCTGAAGGAGGACCGTATAAGCGTAAGGTGGCGATTTTTTCATCGGAAAACGTGAAGCAAAAATTCCGTTTCGGCGACAGACTTCGAGATGCGATCAGGGAAGTGGCCCTTAAGGAAGTAGTCGAAGACGGGGAGACCGTCAGGAAAGTCTACGATCCTTCCCATCCGGATGCGGATCAACAGGGCAACGTGGCGATGCCGAATGTAAACGTCATGATGGAAATGACCGACATGATTACTGCCAGCAGGGCCTACGAGGCTTGCGTCACTGCTTTTGATGCTACAAAAAACATGGCGTTGAAGACGCTGGATATCGGGAAATAG
- the fliE gene encoding flagellar hook-basal body complex protein FliE, whose product MKDLSIQDRFHLPSAFPEQKVEIEPAEGKVSFSDVLRNTIQDINKLQSDADEAISGVQVHDTGSIHEAMIALEKASISFQTMMQVRNKIIDAYQEVMRMQV is encoded by the coding sequence ATGAAAGACTTATCAATTCAGGACAGATTCCATCTTCCATCCGCCTTTCCGGAACAGAAGGTTGAAATAGAGCCGGCTGAAGGAAAGGTGTCTTTCAGTGACGTTCTTCGCAATACCATCCAGGATATCAATAAGCTTCAGAGCGATGCCGATGAGGCGATATCCGGAGTGCAGGTGCATGATACAGGCAGCATTCATGAGGCCATGATCGCCCTGGAGAAAGCGAGCATTTCCTTCCAGACCATGATGCAGGTCAGAAATAAAATCATTGATGCTTATCAGGAAGTCATGAGAATGCAGGTATAA